The sequence ACCTCGGGATCCACGGAGCTGGAGAGGGTGTCCCAGGCGGCGTCAACTTCCTCATTGGAGAACTCGCCGTAGTTCTGGGCGCCCTCAGAGTGGTAGATGTTGCGGCCGGAAGCGATCTGGCCGGAACCGGCCCATGCGAACAAGGCCACCTCCCAGTCACCCTGCGGCTGGACCACGCCGAAGAAGTCGGCATGGCCGGCGTCGATGACGTTGAAGCCCGCCTCGTCACACGAGGACTTGATCATGGCGACCGTCTCGGCACGGCGGGGGTTCGGTGCGCTGTAGCCGATGCGGACGTCCAGATTGGTCTCTCCGGACTCCTCGACGAGCTGGGTGGCACGCTCCATGTCGACCTCGTCGTACTGGCCGTCATAGGCGGCGTCCACGACCTCCTGGTAGCTCTCCTGGAAGGGGAAGACCTCGCGTGCGTTCATGACGACGGCTTCCGGGTCCAGCGGCTTGATCAGGTTGTCCACGATGTTCTGCCGCGGCACACACAGGGCGAAGGCCTCGCGCAGCTCGGGGCTGTCGGAGAAGATCGACTCCTCCATGAAGTTGAAGTCCAGGTGCTCCCAGGTGAGCGAGGCGTCCTGCTGGATGACGATCTGGTCGCCCAGGCCCTCCAGTTGCTCGAGGGTGTCCACGGTGGCCTGCGGCTCGATGACGTTGAGGTCGCCGTTCTGCAGGGCCTGGACGTGGGTGTCAGCCGCGGCGAAGCGGATGACCAGTTCCTGGGTGGCCGGCGGAGTGCCCCACCACTGGTCGTTGGCCTCCAGCGTGATGGACTGACCGGGCTCCCAGCTCTTGAACTTGTAGGGGCCGTTGGAGGGGGCGATCTCCTCGGAGGGCAGCTCGCCCGGCGAGGTGTTCCAGCCGGTGTTCCAGAACTCGGCGGCCGGGGCCAGAGCCTCGGCATCCTCGTTCTTCACGGCCTCGATCATGGCCTCCATGCCCATGCCGGACTGCTCGGCGACCACGTGGGCCGGCTGCGCCGTGTCCAGGAGGATCGGCCAGTCGGCATAGGGCTCGTCGAAGGTGATGGTGAATTCCTTGCCGTCCACGTCACCTTCCGGCGCATCCGGAACCCGCAGGCCGAACTCGTGTGCGATGGCGTTGAACAGCGGTGTGGCTTCCTCGCCCTCGCCGGAGGTGATCCTCGGGTTCTCCACGCCCCACTTGAGGATGTAGTCGGCGGCGGTGACGGGGGTGCCGTCAGACCACACGGCATCCTCGTTGATCGTGTACTTGACCTGGAGCGGATCGTCCGAGATCTTCTCGTAGGTGCCGTATTCCTCATTCTGGTAGATCTCCCCATCGGTACCGAAGTATGCGAAGGTCGAGATCATGCGCTCGGTGATGGCCGAGTTGTAGGTGGAGTACGTCTCCGGAGTCATGGAGTTGTAGGAGATGAACTCGTCCTCGCCCACGGAGTAGGAGATCGAGCCGTCCTGGGTCTCGATCTCACCGAGGTCAGCCTTTCCCGTGTCTGTGGGTTCGACCGTGAGCTTGTTGCCGGCTTCGCCGGTCATCACCTCACCATTGCCGCCCTCGGGTGCGGCGGTGCCGGATTCTTCGTTCTCGGCCGGGCCACCCGGCGCGCAAGCGGACAGG comes from Citricoccus muralis and encodes:
- a CDS encoding ABC transporter family substrate-binding protein, encoding MKYTKLSAAAALLASSALVLSACAPGGPAENEESGTAAPEGGNGEVMTGEAGNKLTVEPTDTGKADLGEIETQDGSISYSVGEDEFISYNSMTPETYSTYNSAITERMISTFAYFGTDGEIYQNEEYGTYEKISDDPLQVKYTINEDAVWSDGTPVTAADYILKWGVENPRITSGEGEEATPLFNAIAHEFGLRVPDAPEGDVDGKEFTITFDEPYADWPILLDTAQPAHVVAEQSGMGMEAMIEAVKNEDAEALAPAAEFWNTGWNTSPGELPSEEIAPSNGPYKFKSWEPGQSITLEANDQWWGTPPATQELVIRFAAADTHVQALQNGDLNVIEPQATVDTLEQLEGLGDQIVIQQDASLTWEHLDFNFMEESIFSDSPELREAFALCVPRQNIVDNLIKPLDPEAVVMNAREVFPFQESYQEVVDAAYDGQYDEVDMERATQLVEESGETNLDVRIGYSAPNPRRAETVAMIKSSCDEAGFNVIDAGHADFFGVVQPQGDWEVALFAWAGSGQIASGRNIYHSEGAQNYGEFSNEEVDAAWDTLSSSVDPEVHAEQVKIIERELWESLHGIPLYAHPGIVAHSADIANVRNTATQSGAVWNAEQWARVE